The following are encoded together in the Lathyrus oleraceus cultivar Zhongwan6 chromosome 3, CAAS_Psat_ZW6_1.0, whole genome shotgun sequence genome:
- the LOC127126532 gene encoding metacaspase-9 — translation MNEPIDLKFVNKSFDKPALRVQIFEVIANCNMEGKNKRLAVLVGCNYPNTPNELHGCINDVLAMKETLVKRFGFDHSNIELLTDEPKSSSSTMPTGANIKQALANMVDRAESGDVLYFHYSGHGTRIPSMKYGHLFRHEEAIVPCDFNLITDLDFRQVVNRIPKGSSLTILSDSCHSGGLIDKEKEQIGPSKLEEQKNATLKQTHNKPKTIPYESILQHLSSLTNINTTDIGTHLLEFFGSEASMLFQLPLHDLDLFQPLNPDEGILLSGCQSDETSADMSPNTSNGKAYGAFSNAVQIVLKDNIGKLSNREVVMKARDFLQRQGFVQHPCLYCSDENADDVFLLQS, via the exons ATGAATGAACCAATAGACTTAAAATTTGTTAATAAATCTTTTGATAAACCTGCTTTAAGAGTTCAAATATTTGAAGTCATTGCAAATTGCAACATGGAGGGGAAAAACAAGAGGCTAGCAGTTTTGGTAGGGTGCAACTACCCAAACACTCCAAATGAATTACATGGTTGCATAAATGATGTGTTGGCTATGAAGGAAACATTGGTGAAGCGGTTTGGTTTCGATCATTCCAATATCGAGCTTCTCACCGATGAACCTAAAAGTTCTTCGTCAACTATGCCAACTGGTGCTAACATTAAGCAAGCATTAGCTAACATGGTTGATCGAGCTGAATCAGGGGATGTTCTTTATTTTCATTATAGCGGACATGGAACTAGGATTCCTTCAATGAAATATGGACATCTTTTTCGACACGAAGAAGCTATTGTACCTTGTGATTTCAATCTTATCACAG ATTTGGACTTCCGGCAAGTCGTGAATCGGATTCCGAAAGGATCAAGCTTAACAATTCTCTCAGATTCATGTCATAGTGGAGGCCTAATTGACAAAGAAAAAGAACAAATTGGACCATCCAAATTGGAAGAACAAAAGAATGCCACATTGAAACAAACTCATAATAAACCAAAAACTATTCCTTATGAGTCAATACTTCAACATCTTTCATCATTAACAAACATAAACACAACAGACATTGGAACTCATTTACTCGAATTCTTCGGCTCCGAAGCAAGTATGTTGTTTCAGCTTCCTTTACATGATCTCGATTTGTTCCAACCACTAAATCCGGATGAAGGGATTCTGTTAAGTGGTTGTCAATCTGACGAAACTTCGGCGGATATGAGTCCGAATACGAGTAATGGAAAAGCTTATGGAGCATTTAGCAATGCAGTTCAGATTGTGTTGAAGGATAATATTGGTAAATTGAGTAATAGAGAGGTTGTGATGAAGGCTAGAGATTTTCTACAAAGACAAGGGTTTGTGCAACATCCTTGTCTTTATTGTAGTGATGAGAATGCTGATGATGTCTTCTTGTTGCAATCCTAG
- the LOC127126533 gene encoding uncharacterized protein LOC127126533 has product MRVQPERISSTNTMSQPRRPLHINIPPSSSSSAMFQRIRPSLVTSFLQKPLSLPFVLSIFLFLAWISLRSYRTSHSLHLSNPNDDVKANLRRFSSHFPSPITKDNRGWILDPIAVAASSSLSGGAVTCASLHLGEIRPGKFRGNHRHHDCNETFVLWGAAIKFRVENSAVTDIGYAEVTIARDEVIVAASPAHTAHALVNIDPVRSAFFIGCQDSTINYNASSTDFNVWKDL; this is encoded by the exons ATGAGAGTTCAACCAGAGAGAATCAGCAGCACCAACACAATGTCACAACCAAGAAGACCACTCCACATCAACATCCCcccatcatcatcatcatccgCCATGTTCCAACGGATCCGCCCTTCCCTCGTCACCTCATTTCTCCAAAAACCACTTTCTCTCCCTTTCGTTCTCTCCATTTTCCTCTTCCTCGCTTGGATCTCTCTCCGTTCATATCGCACTTCTCATTCTCTTCACCTCTCTAACCCAAACGACGACGTTAAAGCCAATCTCCGTAGATTCTCCTCTCATTTCCCTTCCCCTATTACGAAGGATAATCGGGGTTGGATTCTCGATCCTATCGCTGTTGCAGCTTCTTCCAGCCTTTCAG GTGGTGCTGTTACTTGTGCTTCTCTTCACCTCGGTGAAATTCGACCCGGAAAGTTTAGAGGAAATCATAGACACCATGATTGTAATGAGACTTTTGTACTTTGGGGTGCTGCTATCAAGTTTAGG GTGGAAAACAGTGCGGTAACTGATATTGGTTATGCTGAGGTGACCATAGCCAGAGATGAGGTTATTGTTGCTGCTAGCCCTGCTCACACAGCCCATGCTTTAGTGAACATAGATCCGGTTCGGAGTGCGTTCTTTATAGGATGCCAAGATAGTACCATAAACTATAATGCCTCAAGTACGGACTTTAATGTTTGGAAAGATctttga